The following proteins are encoded in a genomic region of Streptomyces lunaelactis:
- a CDS encoding sensor histidine kinase: MNDLVRQHTALSESDLEWLHLLVSEWQLLSDLSFADLVLWVPTLDGTRYVSVAQMRPNTGPTSYQDDMVGHLIPRGRRPLLDAALDEGRIVREGDPEWREEVPVRVESIPVRREGRVLGVIARNTNLLTVRTPSRLELTYLQSASDLAQMIAAGSFPFPGQQVDMDASPRVGDGLIRLDADGVVQYASPNGLSAYHRLGLASDLVGHHLGRTTAELAPSRGPVDEALEKIASGYAPRETEVEGNGGVIQLRAIPLKPKGTRIGSLVLLRDVTELRRRERELITKDATIREIHHRVKNNLQTVAALLRLQARRMDSVRGREALNEAVRRVGSIAIVHETLSQNLDERVEFDEIADRVIAMVAEISPGGVNCRRTGRFGILDAEVATPLSMVLTEVLQNALEHAFAPGEQGSVEVAAVRSDQRAENGRLLITVQDDGRGLPEGFDPQRAGNLGLQIVRTLVEGELGGTFDMVPAPAPGRGTRVVLDIPVQGEK, encoded by the coding sequence ATGAACGACCTCGTACGCCAGCACACAGCCCTGAGTGAATCCGACCTCGAGTGGCTCCATCTGCTGGTCTCGGAGTGGCAGCTGCTCTCCGACCTCTCCTTCGCCGACCTCGTTCTGTGGGTCCCCACCCTCGACGGCACCCGCTATGTCTCCGTGGCCCAGATGCGGCCGAACACCGGCCCCACCTCCTACCAGGACGACATGGTCGGCCATCTCATTCCCCGCGGCCGGCGCCCGCTCCTCGACGCCGCGCTCGACGAGGGGCGCATCGTGCGCGAGGGCGACCCCGAGTGGCGCGAGGAGGTTCCCGTACGGGTCGAGTCCATCCCCGTACGCCGTGAGGGCCGCGTCCTCGGCGTCATCGCCCGCAATACGAATCTGCTGACCGTACGGACCCCGTCCCGGCTGGAGCTCACCTACCTCCAGTCCGCGTCCGACCTCGCCCAGATGATCGCCGCGGGGTCCTTCCCCTTCCCCGGCCAGCAGGTCGACATGGACGCGTCGCCGCGCGTCGGCGACGGACTGATCAGGCTCGACGCGGACGGCGTCGTCCAGTACGCGAGCCCCAACGGCCTCTCCGCGTACCACCGCCTCGGCCTCGCCTCCGACCTGGTCGGCCACCATCTCGGCCGGACCACCGCCGAACTCGCCCCCTCCCGCGGCCCGGTCGACGAGGCCCTGGAGAAGATCGCCAGCGGCTACGCGCCCCGCGAGACCGAGGTCGAGGGCAACGGCGGCGTCATCCAGCTGCGCGCCATCCCGCTCAAGCCCAAGGGCACCCGGATCGGCTCCCTCGTACTCCTGCGCGACGTCACCGAACTCCGACGCCGCGAGCGCGAGTTGATCACCAAGGACGCCACCATCCGGGAGATCCACCACCGGGTGAAGAACAACCTCCAGACGGTCGCGGCCCTGTTGCGTCTCCAGGCCCGCCGGATGGATTCCGTGCGCGGCCGCGAGGCGCTCAACGAGGCGGTACGGCGTGTCGGTTCGATCGCGATCGTCCACGAGACGCTCTCCCAGAACCTGGACGAGCGCGTCGAGTTCGACGAGATCGCCGACCGGGTCATCGCGATGGTCGCCGAGATCTCGCCGGGCGGGGTCAACTGCCGCCGTACGGGCCGCTTCGGCATCCTCGACGCCGAAGTCGCCACGCCGCTCTCCATGGTCCTGACCGAGGTGCTGCAGAACGCCTTGGAGCACGCTTTCGCACCGGGGGAGCAGGGGTCGGTCGAGGTCGCGGCCGTACGCAGTGATCAGCGCGCGGAGAACGGCCGGCTGCTGATCACGGTCCAGGACGACGGCCGCGGGCTGCCCGAGGGCTTCGACCCGCAGCGGGCCGGCAATCTGGGTCTGCAGATCGTACGGACCCTGGTGGAGGGAGAGTTGGGCGGAACCTTCGACATGGTCCCGGCCCCGGCACCGGGGCGCGGCACCCGCGTCGTCCTCGACATACCGGTACAGGGCGAGAAGTAG
- a CDS encoding WhiB family transcriptional regulator has protein sequence MDWRHNAVCREEDPELFFPIGNTGPALLQIEEAKAVCRRCPVMEQCLQWALESGQDSGVWGGLSEDERRAMKRRAARNRARNASA, from the coding sequence ATGGACTGGCGTCACAACGCCGTTTGCCGCGAGGAAGACCCCGAGCTCTTCTTCCCCATCGGCAACACTGGTCCTGCGCTGCTGCAGATCGAGGAAGCCAAGGCCGTCTGCCGTCGCTGCCCCGTCATGGAGCAGTGCCTGCAGTGGGCGCTCGAGTCCGGCCAGGACTCCGGCGTCTGGGGTGGCCTGAGCGAGGACGAGCGCCGTGCGATGAAGCGCCGTGCCGCTCGCAACCGGGCGCGTAACGCCAGCGCCTGA
- a CDS encoding diacylglycerol/lipid kinase family protein has product MRALLVINPAATTTSARTRDVLVHALASEMKLEAVTTEYRGHARDLGRRAAESDDIDIVVALGGDGTVNEVVNGLLHHGPDPDHLPRLAVVPGGSTNVFARALGLPNDAVEATGAILDALRDETERTVGLGLAAGTPGTEDEGVPSRWFTFCAGLGFDASVIGRVEQQRERGKRSTHALYMRQVVRQFLDEPHRRQGPITLDRPGEDPVSDLVLSIICNTSPWTYLGNRPVYASPEASFDTALDVVALSKLSTPAVARYATQLLTSTPERGPHGKHAVTLHDLTDFTLHSKVPLPFQMDGDHLGLRTSVTFTGVRRALRVIV; this is encoded by the coding sequence ATGCGCGCACTTCTCGTGATCAACCCGGCAGCGACCACCACCAGTGCGCGCACCCGTGACGTACTCGTCCACGCCCTCGCCAGCGAGATGAAGCTGGAAGCCGTGACGACGGAGTACCGCGGACACGCCCGTGACCTCGGCCGCCGGGCCGCCGAGTCCGACGACATAGACATCGTCGTGGCCCTCGGCGGCGACGGCACCGTGAACGAGGTCGTCAACGGCCTCCTCCACCACGGCCCGGATCCCGACCACCTCCCCCGCCTCGCCGTCGTCCCCGGCGGCTCGACGAATGTCTTCGCCCGCGCCCTCGGGCTGCCGAACGACGCCGTGGAGGCGACCGGCGCGATCCTGGACGCTCTCCGTGACGAGACCGAGCGGACGGTCGGCCTCGGACTCGCGGCCGGCACCCCGGGTACGGAGGACGAGGGGGTCCCGTCCCGCTGGTTCACCTTCTGCGCCGGACTGGGCTTCGACGCGAGCGTGATCGGCCGGGTCGAACAGCAGCGGGAGCGCGGCAAGCGGTCCACGCACGCCCTCTATATGCGCCAGGTGGTACGCCAGTTCCTGGACGAGCCCCACCGCCGGCAGGGACCGATCACCCTCGACCGCCCCGGCGAGGACCCGGTCAGCGATCTCGTGCTGTCCATAATCTGCAACACGTCTCCCTGGACCTACCTGGGCAATCGCCCGGTGTACGCGTCCCCCGAGGCCTCCTTCGACACCGCCCTGGACGTCGTCGCGCTGTCCAAGCTGTCGACCCCCGCCGTGGCCCGCTACGCCACCCAGCTGCTCACCTCGACCCCCGAGCGCGGACCGCACGGCAAGCACGCGGTTACTCTCCATGACCTGACGGACTTCACCTTGCATTCCAAGGTTCCGCTCCCGTTCCAGATGGACGGTGACCACCTGGGACTGCGCACCAGCGTGACGTTCACAGGCGTACGCCGTGCACTGCGTGTGATTGTGTGA
- a CDS encoding RNA polymerase sigma factor SigF yields MLSAPADIPEQQARPHPVDGLDGQTAAAEQAQAERADRMSEHVHEQKQHDPHDRSGARAMFIELRKLPEGSAERAEMRNQLVRMHLPLVEHLARRFRNRGEPLDDLTQVATIGLIKSVDRFDPERGVEFSTYATPTVVGEIKRHFRDKGWAVRVPRRLQELRLALTTATAELSQQHGRSPTVHELAERLGISEEEVLEGLESANAYSTLSLDVPDTDDESPAVADTLGSEDEALEGVEYRESLKPLLEDLPPREKRILLLRFFGNMTQSQIAQEVGISQMHVSRLLARTLAQLREKLLVEE; encoded by the coding sequence GTGCTGAGCGCGCCGGCTGACATCCCGGAGCAGCAGGCGCGGCCCCACCCGGTGGACGGACTTGACGGCCAGACGGCCGCGGCGGAGCAGGCGCAGGCAGAGCGGGCGGACCGTATGAGCGAGCACGTGCACGAGCAGAAGCAGCACGATCCACATGACCGCAGCGGGGCGCGGGCCATGTTCATCGAGCTGCGCAAGCTGCCGGAGGGGTCGGCGGAGCGGGCGGAGATGCGCAACCAGCTGGTGCGGATGCACCTGCCGCTGGTGGAGCACCTGGCGCGCCGCTTCCGCAACCGCGGCGAGCCGCTGGACGACCTGACGCAGGTGGCGACGATCGGCCTGATCAAGTCGGTGGACCGGTTCGACCCGGAGCGCGGTGTCGAGTTCTCGACATACGCGACACCGACGGTCGTCGGCGAGATCAAGCGCCACTTCCGCGACAAGGGCTGGGCGGTACGGGTGCCGCGCCGCCTGCAGGAGCTGCGCCTGGCCCTGACCACGGCCACGGCGGAGCTCTCGCAGCAGCACGGCCGCTCGCCGACGGTGCACGAGCTGGCGGAGCGGCTGGGCATCTCGGAGGAGGAGGTCCTGGAGGGCCTGGAGTCCGCGAACGCGTACTCGACGCTCTCCCTCGACGTCCCCGACACGGACGACGAGTCCCCGGCGGTGGCGGACACGCTGGGCTCGGAGGACGAGGCCCTGGAGGGCGTCGAGTACCGCGAGTCACTGAAGCCGCTGCTGGAGGATCTGCCACCACGCGAGAAACGGATCCTGCTGCTGCGCTTCTTCGGCAACATGACCCAGTCGCAGATCGCGCAGGAGGTGGGCATCTCCCAGATGCACGTCTCCCGCCTCCTGGCCCGCACCCTGGCTCAGCTGCGCGAAAAGCTCTTGGTGGAGGAGTAG
- a CDS encoding anti-sigma regulatory factor: MSQIAGEPGTQDFVEVRLPAAGAYLSVLRTATAGLAARLDFTLDEIEDLRIAVDEACAILLQQAVPGSVLSCVFRLVEDSLEVTVSAPTTDGRAPERDTFAWTVLSALAGKVDSTVADDRTVAISLYKQRGAGPGPA; encoded by the coding sequence GTGTCCCAGATCGCAGGCGAGCCCGGGACCCAGGACTTCGTGGAAGTCCGGCTGCCCGCTGCGGGTGCCTACCTGTCCGTGCTGCGTACGGCCACGGCCGGCCTCGCAGCGCGCTTGGACTTCACCCTCGACGAGATCGAGGATCTGCGGATCGCGGTCGACGAGGCGTGCGCGATTCTGCTGCAGCAGGCCGTTCCCGGCTCCGTCCTCAGCTGCGTCTTCCGACTCGTCGAGGATTCGCTCGAGGTCACGGTCTCGGCCCCCACGACCGACGGCCGGGCGCCGGAGCGCGACACCTTCGCCTGGACGGTGCTCTCGGCGCTGGCGGGCAAGGTCGACTCGACGGTCGCTGACGACCGTACGGTCGCCATCAGCCTGTACAAACAGCGCGGCGCGGGACCCGGGCCGGCGTGA
- a CDS encoding UBP-type zinc finger domain-containing protein yields MSECPHVAELPHPEPAPLSETCPECLVTGSHPVQLRLCLVCGHVGCCDSSPSQHASGHFKDSGHEVMRSFEPGDSWRWCFADGSIV; encoded by the coding sequence ATGAGCGAGTGTCCGCACGTAGCAGAACTGCCCCACCCCGAACCCGCACCGCTGAGTGAGACCTGCCCGGAGTGTCTGGTGACCGGCAGCCACCCCGTACAGCTGCGGCTCTGCCTGGTCTGCGGCCATGTGGGCTGCTGCGACTCCTCACCGTCACAGCACGCGAGCGGGCACTTCAAGGACTCGGGACACGAGGTGATGCGCAGCTTCGAGCCGGGCGACAGTTGGCGCTGGTGCTTCGCGGACGGTTCGATCGTCTGA
- a CDS encoding Na+/H+ antiporter — MDALPLVALIAAGAVIAGAARRTPVPAPLLLVTAGLIAAYVPGVPDYTLDPHIVLPLVLPPLLHTAAVDASYLDLRANLRPVAMLSVGYVLFATVAVGYLAYLLVPDLPLTAALVLGAVVAPPDAVAATAIARRLGLPTRITTILQGESLVNDATAITAYKVALAAAVGEGASWAGGIEEFALAAIGGIAVGLVLMVPIHWLRTHLKEALLQNTLSLLIPFVAYAAAEQVGASGVLAVVVVALYLGHRSWQVDFATRLQEEAVWKMVAFILESTVFALIGLQLPYVLKDLGGYSVGQVVWYAVGVFIAVVVVRFVWVFPATFLPRGLSKRIRTREPDTNWTAPVIVGWAGMRGVVSLAIAFSIPLTMADGEAFPARNLVLFLTFTTVIGTLVVQGLTLPALIRALKLPGRDLYQETLAEAQAQSEASQAAERRLEELLAQDHNTLPQPLADRLRTVLERRKNSVWERLGAANEVTGESADHMYRRLSKETLDAEREVFVQLRDQRRIDDEMMRTLLRRLDLEEAAGYRDESL; from the coding sequence ATGGACGCATTGCCACTGGTGGCACTGATCGCGGCCGGCGCGGTGATCGCCGGCGCGGCCCGCAGGACACCGGTACCGGCGCCGCTGCTGCTGGTGACGGCAGGCCTGATCGCCGCGTACGTGCCGGGGGTGCCCGACTACACGCTCGACCCGCACATCGTGCTCCCGCTGGTGCTGCCGCCGCTGCTGCACACGGCCGCGGTCGACGCCTCCTACCTCGATCTGCGGGCGAATCTGCGGCCGGTGGCGATGCTCTCGGTCGGCTATGTCCTTTTCGCCACCGTCGCTGTGGGTTACCTCGCCTATCTGCTGGTGCCGGATCTGCCGCTGACCGCCGCACTCGTGCTGGGCGCGGTGGTGGCGCCGCCGGACGCGGTCGCCGCGACCGCGATCGCCCGGCGGCTCGGCCTGCCGACCCGGATCACCACGATCCTGCAGGGCGAGTCCCTGGTGAACGACGCGACCGCGATTACCGCGTACAAGGTGGCGCTGGCCGCGGCGGTCGGCGAGGGCGCGAGCTGGGCCGGCGGCATCGAGGAGTTCGCGCTGGCCGCCATCGGCGGCATCGCCGTCGGGCTGGTGCTGATGGTGCCGATCCACTGGCTGCGTACGCATCTGAAGGAAGCGCTGCTGCAGAACACGCTCTCGCTGCTGATCCCCTTCGTCGCGTACGCGGCCGCCGAGCAGGTCGGGGCGTCCGGAGTGCTCGCCGTGGTCGTCGTCGCGCTCTATCTCGGGCACCGCTCCTGGCAGGTCGACTTCGCGACCCGGCTGCAGGAGGAGGCGGTCTGGAAGATGGTCGCCTTCATCCTGGAGTCCACGGTCTTCGCGCTGATCGGACTCCAACTGCCGTACGTGCTCAAGGACCTCGGCGGCTACAGCGTCGGCCAGGTGGTCTGGTACGCGGTCGGGGTGTTCATCGCCGTCGTGGTGGTGCGGTTCGTCTGGGTCTTCCCGGCGACGTTCCTGCCGCGCGGCCTGTCGAAACGGATCAGGACCCGCGAGCCGGACACCAACTGGACCGCGCCGGTGATCGTGGGCTGGGCCGGGATGCGGGGCGTCGTCTCGCTGGCGATCGCCTTCTCCATTCCGCTGACCATGGCGGACGGCGAAGCCTTCCCGGCGCGGAACCTGGTCCTGTTCCTGACGTTCACGACGGTGATCGGGACCCTGGTGGTGCAGGGGCTCACGCTGCCGGCGCTGATCCGCGCGCTGAAGCTGCCGGGACGGGATCTGTACCAGGAGACGCTGGCCGAGGCGCAGGCCCAGAGCGAGGCCTCGCAGGCGGCGGAGCGGCGTCTGGAGGAGCTGCTGGCGCAGGACCACAACACACTGCCGCAGCCGCTGGCGGACCGGCTGCGGACCGTCCTCGAGCGGCGGAAGAACTCCGTGTGGGAGCGGCTCGGGGCGGCGAACGAGGTGACGGGGGAGTCGGCGGACCACATGTACCGGCGGCTGTCGAAGGAGACGCTCGACGCCGAGCGTGAGGTGTTCGTACAGCTGCGGGACCAGCGGCGGATCGACGACGAGATGATGCGTACGCTGCTGCGCCGGCTGGACCTGGAGGAGGCGGCGGGCTACCGCGACGAGTCGCTCTGA
- a CDS encoding 1-aminocyclopropane-1-carboxylate deaminase/D-cysteine desulfhydrase: MNALDLSTLHPRLPSPLHEAEDERFTRHGVRLLLKRDDLIHPDLPGNKWRKLAPNLQAATGRPLLTFGGAYSNHLRATAAAGRLLGFGTIGVVRGDELAARPLNPSLSQCAADGMTLHFVDRSTYRAKDDPRVLQSILRAVGRGGVEDVYVVPEGGSNALAAQGCTALGHELREAADVVAIACGTGGTLAGLAAGLGQGQRAIGFPVLKGGFLGDAIRALQREAFGGPAGDWSLDERFHFGGYARTTPELDAFAEDFEARHHLAVERLYVAKALYGLTALAAGGAFPPGTTVVAVITGQSDSSR; this comes from the coding sequence GTGAACGCGCTCGACCTCAGCACCCTGCACCCGCGCCTCCCCTCCCCTCTCCACGAGGCGGAGGACGAGCGCTTCACCCGCCACGGCGTACGCCTGCTGCTCAAGCGCGACGATCTGATCCACCCGGACCTCCCGGGCAACAAGTGGCGCAAACTCGCCCCGAACCTCCAGGCGGCGACGGGCCGGCCACTGCTGACCTTCGGCGGCGCCTACTCCAACCACCTCCGCGCGACGGCGGCCGCGGGCCGCCTGCTGGGCTTCGGGACGATCGGCGTGGTCCGCGGCGACGAACTGGCCGCGCGCCCGTTGAACCCGTCCCTGTCCCAGTGCGCGGCCGACGGCATGACGCTGCATTTCGTGGACCGCTCGACGTACCGCGCGAAGGACGACCCGCGGGTCCTGCAGAGCATCCTGCGGGCCGTGGGGAGGGGCGGCGTGGAGGACGTCTACGTCGTCCCCGAAGGCGGCAGCAACGCCCTCGCCGCCCAGGGCTGCACCGCCCTCGGTCACGAGCTGCGCGAGGCCGCCGATGTCGTCGCCATCGCATGCGGGACCGGCGGGACACTGGCCGGCCTCGCCGCCGGGCTCGGGCAGGGGCAGCGCGCCATCGGATTCCCGGTCCTCAAGGGCGGCTTCCTCGGTGACGCCATACGCGCCCTCCAGCGCGAAGCCTTCGGCGGCCCCGCCGGGGACTGGTCCCTCGACGAGCGTTTCCACTTCGGCGGATACGCCCGTACCACCCCCGAACTCGACGCATTCGCCGAGGACTTCGAGGCCCGCCACCATCTCGCCGTCGAGCGCCTGTACGTCGCCAAGGCGCTGTACGGCCTCACGGCGCTCGCCGCCGGGGGCGCCTTCCCGCCCGGCACCACCGTCGTCGCCGTCATCACCGGTCAGAGCGACTCGTCGCGGTAG
- a CDS encoding N-acetylmuramoyl-L-alanine amidase — MSPPMSANSFLTALLSEGLTVVQVGEWRTHNRNHMGPWGPVHGVMIHHTVTKGTASTVRICRDGYASLPGPLCHGVITKDGTVHLVGYGRANHAGLGDDDVLRAVIAEKALPPDNEANTDGNRHFYGFECENLGDGEDPWPALQLEAIEKAAAAVCRHHGWTARSVIGHLEWQPGKVDPRGFTMTSMRDRIHERLK; from the coding sequence ATGTCCCCACCCATGTCCGCGAACAGCTTCCTCACCGCCCTGCTCAGTGAGGGGCTGACGGTCGTCCAAGTCGGCGAGTGGCGCACGCACAACCGCAACCACATGGGCCCCTGGGGCCCGGTCCACGGCGTGATGATCCATCACACCGTCACCAAGGGCACTGCGAGCACCGTCCGTATCTGCCGGGACGGCTACGCGAGCCTGCCGGGACCGCTGTGCCACGGCGTGATCACCAAGGACGGCACTGTCCATCTGGTCGGCTACGGCCGGGCCAACCACGCCGGGCTCGGCGACGACGATGTGCTGCGGGCCGTCATCGCGGAGAAGGCGCTGCCCCCGGACAACGAGGCGAACACCGACGGAAACCGCCACTTCTACGGCTTCGAGTGCGAGAACCTCGGCGACGGCGAGGACCCGTGGCCGGCGCTCCAGCTGGAGGCGATCGAGAAGGCCGCTGCGGCGGTCTGCCGCCACCACGGCTGGACGGCCCGCTCGGTGATCGGCCACCTGGAGTGGCAGCCGGGGAAGGTGGACCCGCGGGGCTTCACGATGACGTCGATGCGGGACCGCATCCACGAGCGCCTGAAGTGA
- a CDS encoding family 2B encapsulin nanocompartment shell protein translates to MTVGSVGSVGDEAREQQTPQQQSLGTAAARNLATTTKSAPQMQEITSRWLLRMLPWVQVQGGTYRVNRRLSYSVGDGRVTFVQTGNRVAVIPAELGELPALREFEDEAVLTELANRCEQRRFAAGEVLAASGSAADRIYLLAHGRVEQIGAGPYGDETVLGVLADGAYFGEAALVDREASWEYTARAATACTVLVLTRDDVLNLAERADSLREHLAGLAALPQQRTNKYGEAEIDLSAGHIGEAVVPHTYVDYDAAPREYELSVAQTVLKVHSRVADLYNQPMNQTEQQLRLTVEALRERQEHELINNTEFGLLNNCDYEQRLQPHDGVPSPDDMDELLSRRRGSKLFLAHPRAVAAFGRECNRLGLVPESVEVAGHHVPAWRGVPIFPCNKIPVSDARTTSIICMRTGEADQGVIGLQQSGIPDEIEPSLSVRFMGIDEQAIISYLVTAYYSAAVLVPDALGVLENVEVSRWR, encoded by the coding sequence ATGACGGTTGGTTCGGTTGGTTCCGTCGGCGACGAGGCGCGCGAGCAGCAGACGCCCCAGCAGCAGAGTCTTGGGACGGCCGCCGCCCGGAACCTTGCGACCACCACCAAATCCGCCCCGCAGATGCAGGAGATCACCTCACGGTGGCTGCTGCGCATGCTGCCGTGGGTGCAGGTGCAGGGCGGTACGTACCGGGTGAACCGTCGCCTCAGCTACTCGGTCGGCGACGGGCGCGTGACGTTCGTGCAGACCGGGAACCGGGTCGCGGTCATCCCCGCCGAGCTCGGCGAGCTGCCCGCGCTGCGGGAGTTCGAGGACGAGGCGGTGCTCACCGAGCTGGCGAACCGCTGCGAACAGCGGAGATTCGCGGCGGGCGAGGTGCTGGCCGCTTCGGGTTCGGCCGCGGACCGGATCTATCTGCTGGCGCACGGCCGGGTGGAGCAGATCGGCGCCGGTCCGTACGGCGACGAGACGGTGCTCGGAGTCCTCGCCGACGGCGCGTACTTCGGCGAGGCGGCGCTGGTGGACCGGGAAGCCTCCTGGGAGTACACGGCGCGCGCGGCGACCGCGTGCACCGTGCTCGTGCTGACCAGGGACGATGTGCTGAACCTCGCGGAGCGCGCCGACTCGCTCCGCGAGCATCTGGCCGGGCTCGCCGCCCTGCCCCAGCAGCGGACCAACAAGTACGGCGAGGCGGAGATCGATCTGTCCGCCGGCCACATCGGCGAAGCCGTCGTACCGCACACGTACGTCGACTACGACGCGGCGCCGCGTGAGTACGAACTGAGCGTCGCCCAGACCGTGTTGAAGGTCCACAGCCGCGTCGCCGACCTCTACAACCAGCCCATGAACCAGACCGAGCAGCAGTTGCGTCTGACGGTCGAGGCGCTGCGCGAGCGCCAGGAGCACGAGCTCATCAACAACACCGAGTTCGGACTGCTGAACAACTGCGACTACGAGCAGCGGCTGCAGCCGCACGACGGTGTGCCGAGCCCCGACGACATGGACGAACTGCTCTCGCGGCGGCGCGGGTCGAAGCTGTTCCTCGCACATCCGCGGGCCGTCGCCGCCTTCGGGCGCGAGTGCAACAGGCTGGGTCTGGTCCCCGAGAGCGTGGAGGTCGCGGGGCATCATGTGCCGGCCTGGCGCGGTGTGCCGATCTTCCCGTGCAACAAGATCCCGGTGAGCGACGCCCGTACGACATCGATCATCTGTATGCGTACGGGCGAGGCCGATCAGGGCGTCATCGGACTCCAGCAGAGCGGTATCCCGGACGAGATCGAGCCCAGCCTGTCCGTGCGCTTCATGGGCATCGACGAGCAGGCGATCATCTCGTACCTGGTCACGGCCTACTACTCGGCGGCGGTGCTGGTGCCGGACGCGCTGGGCGTCCTGGAGAACGTCGAGGTCAGCCGCTGGCGGTGA
- a CDS encoding family 2 encapsulin nanocompartment cargo protein polyprenyl transferase: MSDTVEGREAVALLERTRTTVHPQLRASVESLPGSVRRVAMYHFGWEHADGTPAAGSAGKAIRPALVLAAARALGGDPQPAVRAAAAVELAHNFTLLHDDVIDEDPTRRHRPTAWTVFGTPDAIIAGDAMLALALRLLAEDRHPAAAAASERLAACVIELCAGQQADCAFEERAPHEVSLEDCLGMAMAKTGALLGCACALGALYAGADEEEAAAMDAFGREAGLAFQLIDDLIGIWGDPARTGKPVGADLAAHKKSLPVVAALASGTPAGAELAELYGGPMDAAAVSRATAAVDRAGGRDWAQLQAADRMARAVHELSRAVPDLAAAGDLLALAEFVTRRTR, translated from the coding sequence ATGTCGGACACCGTCGAGGGCCGCGAGGCTGTCGCACTCCTCGAACGGACCAGAACCACCGTCCACCCCCAACTGCGCGCGAGTGTCGAGTCGTTGCCGGGTTCCGTGCGGCGTGTCGCGATGTACCACTTCGGCTGGGAGCACGCGGACGGCACCCCGGCCGCCGGTTCGGCGGGCAAGGCCATCAGACCCGCGCTCGTCCTCGCCGCAGCCCGGGCGCTGGGCGGCGATCCGCAGCCGGCCGTACGGGCGGCAGCCGCCGTGGAGCTGGCGCACAACTTCACGCTCCTCCACGACGACGTCATCGACGAGGACCCCACCCGCAGGCACCGCCCCACCGCCTGGACGGTCTTCGGCACCCCGGACGCCATCATCGCGGGCGACGCGATGCTGGCCCTCGCGCTGCGGCTGCTCGCCGAGGACCGGCACCCGGCGGCCGCCGCGGCCTCGGAGCGGCTCGCGGCCTGTGTGATCGAGCTGTGCGCGGGACAGCAGGCGGACTGCGCGTTCGAGGAGCGTGCGCCCCACGAGGTCTCCCTGGAGGACTGCCTCGGCATGGCGATGGCCAAGACCGGGGCGCTGCTCGGCTGTGCGTGCGCGCTCGGCGCGCTGTACGCGGGTGCGGACGAGGAGGAGGCCGCGGCCATGGACGCCTTCGGGCGGGAGGCTGGGCTCGCCTTCCAGCTCATCGACGATCTGATCGGGATCTGGGGCGATCCCGCCCGTACGGGCAAACCGGTCGGCGCCGACCTCGCCGCCCACAAGAAGTCCCTGCCCGTCGTCGCGGCCCTGGCCTCCGGCACCCCGGCCGGCGCCGAGCTGGCCGAGCTCTACGGCGGTCCCATGGACGCCGCGGCCGTCAGCCGCGCCACTGCGGCCGTCGACCGGGCGGGCGGCCGCGACTGGGCGCAGCTGCAGGCCGCCGACCGGATGGCGCGTGCCGTCCACGAGCTCTCCCGCGCTGTCCCGGATCTGGCGGCGGCGGGCGATCTGCTGGCACTGGCGGAATTCGTCACCCGCCGCACCCGCTGA
- a CDS encoding dihydrofolate reductase family protein: MRKLSYFIAASIDGFIGAPDGKADFFMPFVTGDFLEYFRTECPDTLPTMARRAFGVDDVPNSEYDTIIQGRASYDLALDIKVTSPYAHLREYVASRSIKESPDAHVEIVSGDVVARIRELKQEDGLGIYLCGGANLAGQLMDEVDELVIKTYPVILGAGMPMFAAEFGIGEFALDSVRAFDNGVIVRKYRRKL; encoded by the coding sequence TTGCGAAAGCTCAGTTACTTCATCGCCGCGTCGATCGACGGCTTCATCGGAGCCCCGGACGGCAAGGCGGACTTCTTCATGCCGTTCGTGACCGGGGACTTCCTCGAGTACTTCAGGACGGAATGCCCGGACACCTTGCCGACCATGGCCCGCCGGGCCTTCGGCGTCGACGACGTGCCGAACAGCGAGTACGACACGATCATCCAGGGCCGTGCCAGCTATGACCTCGCGCTGGACATCAAGGTCACCAGCCCGTACGCGCATCTGCGGGAGTACGTGGCGTCCCGGAGCATAAAGGAGTCGCCGGACGCGCATGTGGAGATCGTCTCCGGCGATGTGGTGGCCAGGATCCGGGAGCTCAAGCAGGAGGACGGGCTCGGAATCTATCTCTGCGGCGGCGCGAACCTCGCGGGTCAGCTGATGGACGAGGTCGACGAGCTCGTCATCAAGACCTATCCGGTGATCCTCGGCGCGGGAATGCCCATGTTCGCCGCGGAGTTCGGCATCGGTGAATTCGCGCTCGACTCGGTGCGCGCCTTCGACAATGGCGTGATCGTCAGGAAGTATCGCAGGAAGCTGTGA